A genome region from Triticum aestivum cultivar Chinese Spring chromosome 2B, IWGSC CS RefSeq v2.1, whole genome shotgun sequence includes the following:
- the LOC123042331 gene encoding probable xyloglucan endotransglucosylase/hydrolase protein 12: protein MESSRRVLLLVAMVIGLASASFRDNCDIKWNPENAAFSEDGHGLTMSLKSNSSGCLLQTKKQFIYGSVSTLIKLVPGNISILSWLTSSVGDDHDEIDFEFLGNETGQPYTLHTNVFADGVGKKEMQFVPWFDPTADFHAYTISWTPCMIVWYVDDVPIRVFRNYQDKGIAYPTKRPMFGYSSIWSAEDWATQGGRVKADWSKAPFVAGYRDMVLDVCPCDGSDSCVYGCAGAFSHGGREQNCAGLSDQQRTKMLEKQRSHRIYDYCVDYRNNKKPGPECSLPQY from the exons ATGGAGAGCTCAAGGAGGGTGCTCCTCCTGGTGGCGATGGTCATCGGCCTCGCGAGTGCCAGTTTCCGTGACAACTGCGACATCAAGTGGAACCCCGAGAACGCGGCCTTCTCCGAAGACGGCCACGGCCTGACCATGTCCCTAAAGAGCAACTCCTCTGGCTGCTTGCTGCAGACGAAGAAGCAGTTCATCTACGGCAGCGTCTCCACCCTCATCAAGCTCGTCCCGGGGAATATATCTATCCTATCGTGGTTA ACATCTTCTGTGGGGGACGACCACGACGAGATCGACTTCGAGTTCCTGGGGAACGAGACAGGGCAGCCCTACACGCTGCACACCAACGTGTTCGCCGACGGCGTGGGCAAGAAAGAGATGCAGTTCGTACCCTGGTTCGACCCCACCGCCGACTTCCACGCCTACACCATTTCCTGGACGCCCTGCATGATCGTCTGGTACGTCGACGACGTCCCCATCCGGGTGTTCCGCAACTACCAGGACAAGGGCATTGCGTACCCGACCAAGCGGCCCATGTTCGGCTACTCCAGCATCTGGTCGGCGGAGGACTGGGCCACGCAGGGCGGCCGCGTCAAAGCCGACTGGTCCAAGGCGCCCTTCGTCGCCGGCTACCGCGACATGGTCCTCGACGTCTGCCCCTGCGACGGAAGCGACTCCTGCGTCTACGGCTGCGCCGGGGCATTCAGCCATGGCGGGCGGGAGCAGAACTGTGCTGGCCTCAGCGACCAGCAGCGGACCAAGATGCTGGAGAAGCAGAGGTCTCACAGGATCTACGACTACTGCGTCGACTATAGGAACAACAAGAAGCCCGGCCCCGAGTGCAGCCTGCCGCAGTACTGA